One part of the Methylobacterium terrae genome encodes these proteins:
- a CDS encoding response regulator transcription factor, whose amino-acid sequence MYFLVDARKSVNAGFKAGFDREGVSSFPLSPEEFTSWIESATRSDLDAVQGFLLGDFDERARCASAIRRQSRAPIIALADSRSLEQTLVLFDAGIDDVLPKPVHVREILARAEAIWRRVNGEPAPADPAGTPPAEQPGAPAGPVPERLRVFFDGRDPEIDGVPLSLPRRERHILEFLVRNRGRRVTKTQLFNGVYGVYSDGAEESVVEGHVSKLRKKLAQALGHDPIEAKRYIGYTYVG is encoded by the coding sequence ATGTATTTCTTGGTCGATGCCAGGAAATCGGTGAATGCAGGCTTCAAGGCCGGGTTCGACCGGGAAGGAGTTTCTTCCTTTCCGCTCTCGCCGGAAGAGTTCACGAGCTGGATCGAGTCGGCGACCCGCAGCGACCTCGACGCGGTTCAGGGCTTCCTGCTCGGCGATTTCGACGAGCGGGCCCGCTGCGCGAGCGCGATCCGCCGGCAATCCCGCGCCCCGATCATCGCGCTCGCCGATTCGCGCTCGCTCGAGCAGACCCTGGTGCTGTTCGATGCCGGCATCGACGACGTGCTGCCCAAGCCCGTCCACGTCCGCGAGATCCTGGCCCGGGCCGAGGCGATCTGGCGCCGCGTCAACGGCGAGCCGGCCCCGGCCGACCCGGCCGGCACCCCGCCGGCGGAGCAGCCGGGCGCACCGGCCGGCCCCGTCCCCGAGCGGCTCAGGGTGTTCTTCGACGGGCGTGATCCCGAGATCGACGGCGTACCCCTGTCGCTGCCGCGGCGGGAGCGGCACATCCTGGAATTCCTGGTCCGCAACCGCGGCCGGCGGGTCACCAAGACCCAGCTCTTCAACGGCGTCTACGGCGTCTACAGCGACGGCGCCGAGGAGAGCGTGGTCGAGGGCCACGTCAGCAAGCTGCGCAAGAAGCTGGCACAGGCGCTCGGCCACGACCCGATCGAGGCCAAGCGCTACATCGGCTACACCTACGTGGGCTGA
- the flhB gene encoding flagellar biosynthesis protein FlhB, translating to MSDETDQESKTEAATERKVRDAIEKGDVPFSREAPVFASILGLLVCLSLVVRGQAAALSRDLASFLDHPGGFSLASGEDALTLMHATGFALARFLTPILLVLAGFGLVASLGQNVPRLVADRIAPKWNRVSPASGWSRIFGRSGQVEFLKAVLKVSSVSLVVLLLLRSEQGKAVSAMFVDPSQLPELILTTAIRLVSAVSIATIVIVAGDLVWARLRWQRQLRMSRQEIKDEHKQVEGDPSVKARLRSLAQDRTRKRMLGQVSRATVVIANPTHFAVALRYEPSEGPAPIVLAKGQDLIALRIREIAEQNGIAVIEDKPLARSLYDAVQVDQMIPAEFYRAVAQILFFLFARQR from the coding sequence ATGTCTGACGAGACCGACCAGGAGAGCAAGACCGAGGCCGCCACCGAGCGCAAGGTGCGCGACGCGATCGAGAAGGGCGACGTGCCGTTCTCCCGCGAGGCGCCGGTCTTCGCCTCGATCCTCGGCCTCCTGGTCTGCCTCAGCCTGGTGGTGCGGGGGCAGGCGGCGGCCCTGTCGCGCGACCTCGCCTCGTTCCTCGACCATCCGGGCGGGTTCTCGCTCGCGAGCGGAGAGGACGCGCTGACCCTGATGCACGCCACCGGGTTCGCGCTCGCCCGCTTCCTGACCCCGATCCTCCTGGTGCTGGCGGGGTTCGGGCTCGTCGCCTCCCTCGGCCAGAACGTGCCGCGCCTCGTCGCCGACCGGATCGCCCCGAAGTGGAACCGCGTCTCCCCGGCCTCGGGCTGGAGCCGGATCTTCGGCCGCTCCGGCCAGGTCGAGTTCCTGAAAGCCGTCCTTAAAGTCTCGTCGGTCAGTCTCGTCGTCCTCCTGCTCCTGCGCTCGGAACAGGGCAAAGCCGTGAGTGCCATGTTCGTCGACCCGAGCCAGCTTCCCGAGCTGATCCTCACGACCGCGATCCGCCTGGTCTCGGCCGTGAGCATCGCCACCATCGTCATCGTGGCGGGCGACCTCGTCTGGGCCCGCCTGCGCTGGCAGCGCCAGCTCCGGATGTCGCGCCAGGAGATCAAGGACGAGCACAAGCAGGTCGAGGGCGATCCGAGCGTCAAGGCGCGCCTGCGCTCGCTCGCCCAGGACCGCACGCGCAAGCGCATGCTCGGCCAGGTCAGCCGCGCCACGGTCGTCATCGCCAACCCGACCCACTTCGCGGTGGCGCTCCGCTACGAGCCCTCCGAGGGGCCGGCGCCGATCGTGCTCGCCAAGGGCCAGGACCTGATCGCGCTCCGCATCCGCGAGATCGCCGAGCAGAACGGCATCGCCGTCATCGAGGACAAGCCTCTGGCAAGGTCGCTGTACGATGCTGTCCAGGTCGACCAGATGATTCCCGCGGAGTTCTACCGCGCGGTCGCGCAGATCCTGTTCTTCCTGTTCGCGAGACAACGATGA
- a CDS encoding flagellar motor switch protein FliG: MAAPPPALRGASRQLAPVDQVATLLLAMGKPAAGRLLKYFEPDEIKRITHSASRLGAVSPDQVDGVVESFAEEFAGGASLVGTVQEVEKLLTGLLPADQVADILAEVRGNANRSVWERMAGVQESVLASYLVKEHPQTAALILSRVKPAIAAKVMGHLPLPLRNTVMRRMLAFKPVVDEVMQAVERTLHEDFLINGSRNSGADTHAKMADIINKMDRQQMDEALTSLAEARPKSVEILKGLLFTFDDIVKLQPRARTTLFDAVPNDRLVLALKGTDAEFRTVVLSALSARVRRMVEHELNGGEPAAQRDVMEARRSITDLAMDMAGRGEIEINPGGEDDALIR, encoded by the coding sequence CCGGGCGCCTGCTGAAGTACTTCGAGCCGGACGAGATCAAGCGGATCACCCACTCGGCCTCGCGGCTCGGGGCGGTGAGCCCGGACCAGGTCGACGGCGTCGTCGAGAGCTTCGCCGAGGAATTCGCCGGCGGCGCGAGCCTCGTCGGCACGGTGCAGGAGGTCGAGAAGCTCCTCACCGGCCTGCTGCCGGCCGACCAGGTCGCCGACATCCTGGCCGAGGTCCGCGGCAACGCCAACCGCTCGGTCTGGGAGCGGATGGCGGGCGTGCAGGAGAGCGTGCTGGCGAGCTACCTCGTCAAGGAGCACCCGCAGACCGCGGCCCTGATCCTGTCGCGGGTCAAGCCCGCCATCGCCGCCAAGGTGATGGGGCACCTGCCGCTTCCCCTGCGCAACACCGTGATGCGGCGGATGCTCGCCTTCAAGCCGGTGGTCGACGAGGTGATGCAGGCGGTCGAGCGCACCCTGCACGAGGACTTCCTGATCAACGGGTCGCGCAATTCCGGCGCCGACACCCACGCCAAGATGGCCGACATCATCAACAAGATGGACCGCCAGCAGATGGACGAGGCACTGACCAGCCTCGCCGAGGCGCGGCCGAAATCGGTCGAGATCCTCAAGGGCCTGCTCTTCACCTTCGACGACATCGTCAAGCTGCAGCCGCGCGCGCGCACCACCTTGTTCGACGCGGTGCCGAACGACCGCCTGGTGCTGGCCCTCAAGGGCACCGACGCGGAGTTCCGCACCGTGGTGCTGAGCGCGCTCTCCGCGCGCGTGCGCCGCATGGTCGAGCACGAGCTCAACGGCGGCGAGCCGGCCGCCCAGCGCGACGTGATGGAGGCGCGCCGCAGCATCACCGACCTCGCCATGGACATGGCCGGCCGCGGCGAGATCGAGATCAACCCGGGAGGCGAGGATGACGCGCTCATCCGCTGA